In Flavobacterium lacustre, a genomic segment contains:
- a CDS encoding Nif3-like dinuclear metal center hexameric protein — protein MKIKEIISVLEEMAPLAYAEDFDNVGLLVGDQETEATGVLVCHDAIENVIEEAITKKCNLVVCFHPILFSGLKKITGKNYVERAVIKAIKNDIAIYAVHTALDNHQEGVNKIFCKALGLINTKVLIPKQNFIRKLVTYTIPENAEEVRNALFDAGAGTIGNYENCSFNSKGIGTYMGNEHSNPQIGERFEFVQGDEIKIEVTFEKHLENKILKALFKSHAYEEVAYEIYELQNQHQNIGLGMIGELETPMEAEAFLHFAKEKMQCGGIRHSDFTGKKIKKVAVLGGAGSFAIKNAIQAGADAFLTADLKYHQYYEAENQLLLADIGHFESERYTKNYIVDFLRKKILNFAIILSEENTNPVKYL, from the coding sequence ATGAAAATCAAAGAAATAATTTCCGTACTCGAAGAAATGGCGCCACTCGCCTATGCCGAAGATTTTGATAACGTAGGATTATTGGTAGGCGATCAAGAAACCGAGGCAACTGGCGTTTTAGTTTGCCATGATGCTATAGAAAACGTCATAGAAGAAGCAATTACAAAAAAATGCAATTTGGTAGTTTGTTTTCACCCCATATTATTTTCCGGATTGAAAAAAATTACAGGAAAAAACTATGTGGAACGCGCAGTGATTAAAGCCATCAAAAATGACATTGCCATTTATGCAGTTCACACCGCATTAGACAACCATCAGGAAGGGGTAAATAAAATATTTTGTAAAGCTTTAGGATTAATAAATACTAAAGTCTTGATTCCGAAGCAAAATTTCATTCGAAAATTAGTGACTTACACTATTCCTGAAAATGCCGAAGAAGTTCGAAACGCATTATTTGATGCCGGAGCCGGAACAATTGGAAATTATGAAAATTGCAGTTTCAACTCCAAAGGAATCGGAACCTACATGGGCAACGAACACAGTAATCCTCAAATTGGAGAACGATTTGAATTTGTACAGGGCGATGAAATCAAAATCGAAGTCACTTTCGAGAAACATTTGGAAAACAAAATCCTAAAAGCGCTGTTTAAAAGTCATGCCTACGAAGAAGTGGCGTATGAAATTTACGAATTGCAAAACCAACATCAAAACATTGGTTTAGGAATGATTGGAGAATTAGAAACTCCTATGGAAGCAGAAGCGTTTCTGCATTTTGCAAAAGAAAAAATGCAATGCGGTGGGATTCGACATTCTGACTTTACAGGAAAAAAAATAAAAAAAGTAGCCGTTCTTGGCGGAGCAGGAAGTTTTGCCATAAAAAATGCGATTCAAGCCGGAGCAGATGCTTTTTTGACCGCCGATTTGAAATATCATCAATATTATGAAGCCGAAAATCAATTGCTTTTGGCCGATATTGGACATTTTGAAAGCGAACGCTATACAAAAAATTATATTGTTGACTTTCTTCGGAAAAAAATCCTTAATTTTGCAATCATTTTATCAGAAGAAAATACAAATCCAGTTAAGTACTTATAG